In uncultured Draconibacterium sp., one genomic interval encodes:
- a CDS encoding c-type cytochrome, whose amino-acid sequence MRKNNFVLLIFGALCLTLLNSACTSNSKPAAEAAQPAELTGEELVVRGEYLVTIMGCNDCHSPKKMGANGPELIPELLLSGYPGDRPIIDLQSEMTAQGFATFYPDLTGSAGPWGMSFAANLTPDATGIGTWSEEQFKKALKEGKFKGLDGTRKLLPPMPVENFKDIKDEDVSAIFAYLKSLPPVKNVVPAAIPPGEQ is encoded by the coding sequence ATGAGAAAAAACAACTTTGTTTTGCTGATTTTTGGAGCTCTGTGTTTAACCCTGCTTAATTCCGCCTGTACAAGCAACTCAAAACCTGCGGCCGAGGCTGCGCAACCTGCCGAATTAACCGGCGAAGAACTGGTTGTTCGTGGCGAGTACCTGGTAACAATTATGGGCTGTAACGATTGCCACTCGCCTAAAAAAATGGGTGCCAACGGGCCGGAGCTTATTCCCGAACTGCTATTATCAGGTTACCCGGGTGACCGCCCAATAATTGATTTACAATCAGAAATGACCGCACAGGGTTTTGCAACCTTTTATCCCGATTTAACCGGTAGTGCCGGTCCGTGGGGAATGTCGTTTGCTGCCAACCTAACCCCCGACGCTACAGGCATAGGCACCTGGAGCGAAGAACAGTTTAAAAAAGCTTTAAAAGAGGGTAAATTTAAAGGCCTTGACGGAACACGCAAACTTTTACCGCCAATGCCGGTAGAAAATTTCAAGGATATAAAAGACGAAGATGTCTCGGCTATTTTTGCTTATCTGAAAAGTTTGCCTCCGGTTAAAAATGTGGTACCGGCTGCTATTCCTCCTGGTGAGCAATAG
- a CDS encoding ATP-binding cassette domain-containing protein produces the protein MLKHVALNGDDLAMDSTFIKKLLKGESSEHFPELAGKKGVLFSNTTLMKFIEDEFRHDNYELTKSYGRSIRTLSSGEQKKALLEFLMARQPGFIILDNPFDALDVASVKQLKERLEIIANKMTVIQVFKRKSDLLPFIKHAMRVDNGKVVFNDGIEQYLEKYEPATNVHFSIEIPGPLHEQTIRYNELIKLSDVSVNYQERQILNNINWTIKAGEFWQLKGPNGSGKTTILTMINGDNPKAFGQNIELFGRRKGTGESVWEIKKKIGYFTPSMMELFKRRHTAEQMVISGFHDSIGLYHRPSEIQQHVANDWLKVLGLADKGNRAFVDLSQVHRRMVLIARAMIKHPPLLILDEPSTGLDDKSAALLSALINKISDESQTAILYVSHRTEPDLKPAFVFELKPGENGSVGEVVR, from the coding sequence ATGCTTAAACATGTGGCTTTAAACGGCGATGACCTGGCGATGGATTCAACCTTTATAAAAAAGCTATTGAAAGGGGAGAGTTCGGAGCATTTCCCTGAATTAGCAGGAAAAAAGGGCGTGTTGTTCTCGAATACAACGCTGATGAAGTTTATCGAGGATGAATTCAGGCACGATAATTATGAGCTGACCAAAAGTTATGGCCGCAGCATACGCACTTTATCAAGTGGAGAGCAAAAAAAGGCGCTGCTTGAATTTCTGATGGCCAGACAGCCCGGTTTTATTATTCTTGATAATCCGTTTGATGCGCTGGATGTGGCTTCAGTAAAGCAGTTAAAAGAGCGATTGGAAATCATTGCCAACAAAATGACTGTGATACAGGTTTTTAAACGAAAGAGTGATTTGTTGCCGTTTATAAAACATGCCATGCGCGTTGATAATGGAAAAGTAGTTTTTAATGATGGAATTGAACAATACCTTGAAAAATATGAACCGGCAACCAATGTCCATTTTTCGATCGAAATTCCGGGCCCCTTACACGAACAAACTATTCGCTACAACGAATTGATAAAACTAAGCGATGTTTCGGTTAACTACCAGGAAAGACAAATCCTGAATAACATCAACTGGACCATTAAAGCCGGAGAATTCTGGCAATTAAAAGGTCCCAACGGATCGGGGAAAACCACCATTTTAACCATGATAAACGGTGATAATCCAAAAGCATTCGGGCAGAACATCGAACTGTTTGGCCGCCGTAAAGGGACAGGCGAAAGTGTTTGGGAAATAAAAAAGAAGATCGGATATTTTACGCCATCGATGATGGAGTTGTTTAAACGCCGCCATACCGCCGAACAAATGGTGATCTCGGGTTTTCACGATTCCATTGGCTTGTACCACCGGCCAAGCGAAATACAACAACATGTGGCCAACGACTGGTTAAAAGTGCTGGGACTGGCCGATAAAGGCAACCGGGCTTTTGTCGATCTTTCGCAGGTACACCGCCGAATGGTGCTGATTGCACGTGCGATGATTAAACATCCGCCGCTACTGATTCTCGACGAGCCTTCAACCGGACTGGACGATAAAAGTGCGGCGCTGCTATCGGCGTTAATCAATAAAATTTCCGACGAAAGCCAAACGGCTATTCTTTATGTTTCGCACCGAACGGAGCCCGATTTAAAGCCCGCATTTGTTTTTGAACTGAAACCCGGTGAAAACGGTTCGGTGGGAGAGGTGGTGAGATAA
- a CDS encoding helix-turn-helix domain-containing protein, which yields MSDNQLAQNIKALRKRKGYSQEALAEISGLSIRTVQRIENENRNPSGDSLKRLSSALGVSPDYLLEWEPNENSNFLLILAFSPILCIINPFLAILVPLILWSIQKNKIRGVKRLGEKILKTQIIWLVIFFIFRTINFLRLQYIVQNTNQFVGDQWDSFLADIETQSYLKTFFIAINILIILFMTYKTYQNNQVNKPKHTIKNSDMKSYLFLIVILFFTACNKKTQTTSQRYIEPCEYSIISYQVKDAAYHDSVKSFLTHDSYISVSGDSTFTITNKLGEFLFNGNSFGYKIINDSLILSNDKQRSSYKILKLDPNSFQLEVDNKYFNRIDFIKPKEKRRRIETVVEIEY from the coding sequence ATGAGCGATAACCAATTAGCACAAAACATTAAAGCACTTCGAAAAAGAAAAGGATATTCTCAGGAGGCTCTTGCTGAAATTTCAGGACTAAGTATTCGAACGGTTCAGCGAATTGAAAACGAAAACCGGAATCCTTCAGGTGATTCATTAAAAAGATTATCATCAGCTCTGGGTGTTTCTCCTGATTATCTGCTTGAGTGGGAACCCAACGAGAATTCTAACTTTTTATTAATTCTTGCCTTCTCTCCAATTCTGTGTATAATAAATCCGTTTTTGGCCATTTTAGTCCCTTTGATATTGTGGTCGATTCAAAAAAATAAAATCCGTGGCGTTAAACGTTTAGGTGAAAAAATCTTAAAAACACAGATCATCTGGCTGGTGATATTTTTTATTTTCAGAACAATAAACTTTCTGAGGTTACAATATATTGTTCAAAACACCAACCAGTTTGTTGGCGATCAATGGGACTCATTTTTGGCTGATATTGAAACGCAATCGTACCTGAAAACATTTTTTATCGCAATAAACATTTTAATCATTTTATTTATGACTTACAAAACGTACCAAAACAACCAGGTAAATAAACCAAAACATACTATAAAAAACTCTGACATGAAATCTTATCTATTTTTAATTGTAATTCTTTTTTTTACTGCTTGTAATAAAAAAACCCAAACTACTTCGCAGCGATATATTGAACCCTGTGAATATTCAATAATAAGTTATCAGGTTAAAGATGCGGCTTATCATGACTCTGTAAAAAGTTTTTTAACCCATGATTCTTATATTTCTGTTTCAGGCGATTCAACATTTACGATTACAAACAAACTGGGCGAATTTCTTTTTAATGGAAATAGCTTCGGTTATAAAATTATAAACGACTCGCTGATTCTTTCGAACGACAAACAGCGCTCATCCTATAAAATACTGAAACTTGATCCAAACTCATTCCAACTTGAAGTTGACAATAAATATTTTAATCGAATTGATTTCATTAAACCGAAAGAAAAAAGACGAAGAATTGAAACAGTTGTAGAAATTGAATACTAA
- a CDS encoding class I SAM-dependent methyltransferase: protein MDYININKKLWNDKTDIHYKSDFYDVDAFINGKDSLNPIELELLGNIEGKKILHLQCHFGQDTISLERHGALATGVDFSERAIEKARQLNEQLGTGARFIQSDVYKLPEVLDEKFDIVYTSYGVIGWLPDMQKWANVIEHFLKPGGQLVFVEFHPIVWMFSYDFKQVEFDYMESEAIVEELEGTYTDSDAPIKGKSVCWNHGLSTVINSLIKAGLTLTDFKEYNYSPYNCLENLVEVEKGKYKIKGLENKFPLVYSVKAVNS from the coding sequence ATGGATTATATCAATATCAATAAAAAACTTTGGAACGATAAAACGGACATTCATTATAAATCGGATTTTTACGATGTTGATGCTTTTATAAACGGTAAAGATTCGTTAAATCCCATTGAACTTGAGCTGTTGGGAAATATTGAGGGAAAAAAGATCCTTCATCTGCAATGCCATTTTGGACAAGATACTATTTCGCTGGAACGGCACGGTGCATTGGCAACCGGAGTTGATTTTTCGGAAAGAGCCATTGAAAAAGCCCGGCAACTAAACGAACAGCTTGGCACCGGCGCGCGGTTTATTCAAAGCGATGTGTACAAATTGCCTGAAGTTCTGGATGAAAAATTTGATATTGTATACACTTCGTACGGTGTAATTGGCTGGCTTCCTGACATGCAAAAGTGGGCAAACGTTATTGAGCATTTTTTAAAGCCTGGAGGGCAGCTGGTGTTTGTGGAGTTTCATCCCATTGTTTGGATGTTTAGCTACGATTTTAAGCAGGTGGAGTTTGACTATATGGAATCGGAAGCGATTGTAGAAGAACTGGAAGGCACCTATACCGATAGTGATGCGCCGATAAAGGGGAAGTCGGTGTGCTGGAACCACGGCCTCAGCACCGTTATTAACTCACTGATAAAAGCCGGACTTACCCTTACTGACTTTAAAGAATACAACTACTCACCCTACAATTGCCTCGAAAATTTAGTTGAAGTTGAAAAAGGGAAATATAAAATTAAAGGGTTGGAAAATAAGTTTCCTTTGGTGTATTCGGTTAAAGCAGTAAATAGCTAA
- a CDS encoding PepSY-associated TM helix domain-containing protein, producing the protein MARKNWIKTFKKLHKWPAIIIAFIAILFAASGIVMNHRQLFSAVDVSRKLLPKNYHYKNWNLAAVRGSVQLEDANLLYGNIGIWKTDDDLQQFEDFNQGFPKGIDNRKIYSIVQFNDALFAGTQMGLYKRDKTEGFWQKLQIPVEKERIADLEIKDNKLLVLTRNYLLESSDGQNFKKIQLPEPVNYQRKTGLFNTFWELHSGELFGLAGKLFVDLLGLVTILLSVTGLLHFFFPKWIKRRKKKIQEQKGKEDHPLPHQGDNRNQKISKHENVSVEKLVSTKKKNLHWHNVVGYVFALFLLINTFSGMHLRPPLLIAIANKQVAIIPGTHLDSPNPWFDKLRRIHWDAANRRYIFSTADGFFFADEKLNDKLIPAPIQPPVSVMGCNVLEPMGDNYLMVGSFSGMFVWNTQNGRIADLFTGKPYQSPEGMARPIGTNTVAGFVQSGNKAWWFDYNRGAMELNAQNQSVAIAAMPDEVRKASPMSLWNVALEIHTGRIFEHLVGSFYILFVPLAGICLMLVIISGFFLWWMVFRRKRK; encoded by the coding sequence ATGGCCCGAAAAAATTGGATAAAAACCTTTAAGAAACTACATAAATGGCCGGCAATAATCATTGCCTTCATTGCCATTCTTTTTGCTGCGTCAGGAATTGTGATGAACCACCGGCAGTTGTTTTCCGCTGTTGATGTATCCAGAAAACTGTTGCCAAAAAATTATCACTATAAAAACTGGAACCTGGCAGCAGTTCGTGGATCAGTACAGCTGGAAGATGCCAATTTACTGTACGGAAATATCGGCATTTGGAAAACGGATGACGATCTTCAACAATTTGAAGATTTTAACCAGGGATTTCCGAAAGGAATTGATAACCGGAAAATATACTCCATCGTTCAGTTTAATGATGCTCTTTTTGCCGGAACGCAAATGGGTTTATACAAACGAGACAAAACGGAAGGCTTCTGGCAAAAACTTCAAATTCCGGTGGAAAAAGAACGTATTGCCGACCTGGAAATAAAAGACAACAAGTTGCTGGTGCTTACCCGTAATTATTTACTGGAAAGTAGCGACGGGCAAAATTTCAAAAAGATACAACTGCCTGAGCCGGTAAACTACCAGCGCAAAACCGGCTTATTCAATACCTTTTGGGAATTACACAGTGGGGAGTTATTCGGACTTGCAGGAAAACTGTTTGTCGATTTACTGGGACTGGTAACTATTTTACTTTCGGTAACGGGGCTACTGCATTTTTTCTTTCCGAAATGGATTAAACGCAGGAAGAAGAAAATTCAGGAGCAGAAGGGAAAAGAAGATCACCCCCTTCCCCATCAAGGGGATAACCGAAATCAGAAGATCTCAAAACATGAAAACGTATCAGTTGAAAAACTGGTGAGCACAAAAAAGAAAAATCTGCACTGGCACAATGTGGTGGGCTATGTATTTGCACTGTTCCTGCTAATCAATACTTTTTCGGGAATGCATTTGCGACCACCTTTATTAATCGCAATTGCCAATAAACAGGTAGCAATTATTCCCGGCACACACCTCGATAGTCCAAATCCGTGGTTTGATAAACTGAGACGTATACACTGGGATGCCGCCAACCGACGTTACATCTTTTCAACTGCCGATGGTTTTTTCTTTGCCGACGAAAAGCTGAATGACAAACTCATTCCCGCTCCAATACAGCCACCGGTAAGTGTTATGGGTTGTAATGTGCTGGAACCAATGGGCGATAATTATTTAATGGTAGGATCGTTTAGTGGCATGTTTGTTTGGAATACGCAAAACGGAAGAATAGCCGACTTATTTACGGGAAAACCTTACCAATCACCCGAAGGAATGGCGCGACCAATCGGTACCAATACCGTTGCCGGATTTGTACAATCGGGCAACAAAGCCTGGTGGTTCGACTACAACAGAGGTGCCATGGAGCTAAATGCCCAAAACCAATCCGTTGCGATTGCCGCCATGCCCGATGAAGTGCGCAAAGCCTCGCCCATGTCGTTATGGAATGTGGCGTTGGAAATACATACAGGCCGTATTTTCGAGCACCTGGTGGGTAGTTTTTATATCTTGTTTGTACCACTGGCGGGTATTTGCCTAATGCTGGTAATCATTAGCGGATTCTTCCTTTGGTGGATGGTGTTTCGCAGAAAAAGAAAATAA
- a CDS encoding thiamine pyrophosphate-dependent enzyme, with protein MQKNLFLGVEAVGQGAIDGGISGVYAYPGTPSTEITEFIQENELAIEKGIRSKWSANEKTAYEAALGMSYAGKRSMVCMKHVGLNVAADAFINSAITGINGGLIITVADDPSMHSSQNEQDSRFYGKFAMIPILEPSNQQEAYDMVREGFELSEKLEVPVMVRITTRLAHSRAGVIRSEVLNENELVLPSDPSQFVLLPANARRRYKGLLEKQELFEKTAKKSKYNTYTKGEDKSFGIIACGIAYNYLKENYPKDDCPYTVLKLSQYPVPQKFLDKMAKHCEEVLVLEEGYPVVEEHIKAAFKKDIQVSGRLSGTLPRDGELNADLVALALGKETYLGADVPELVVNRPPALCQGCGHQDMYKALNEALDKYTKGRVFSDIGCYTLGALPPYKSIYSCVDMGASVTMAKGAADAGLIPAVAVIGDSTFTHSGITGLLDAVNDESNIIVVISDNESVSMTGGQDSSALGKIESICKGVGVNPDHIRVLTPLKKYHDLMVQTFEEEIAYEGVSVIVFRRECIQAAAKRLRKEKKMKDNPNK; from the coding sequence ATGCAAAAGAATCTATTTTTAGGAGTTGAAGCCGTTGGACAGGGAGCTATCGATGGCGGAATCTCAGGGGTTTATGCCTATCCGGGAACTCCTTCAACCGAAATAACGGAGTTTATTCAGGAAAATGAACTGGCCATTGAAAAAGGTATCCGCAGTAAATGGTCGGCTAACGAGAAAACAGCTTACGAAGCGGCGCTGGGAATGTCGTACGCCGGTAAACGCAGCATGGTTTGTATGAAACATGTGGGCCTGAATGTGGCTGCCGATGCTTTTATCAATTCAGCAATTACCGGAATAAACGGAGGTTTGATAATTACTGTTGCCGACGATCCGTCGATGCACTCATCGCAAAACGAGCAGGACTCGCGTTTCTATGGCAAGTTTGCTATGATTCCGATTTTGGAACCCAGCAACCAGCAGGAAGCTTATGATATGGTTCGCGAAGGATTTGAGCTTTCCGAAAAACTGGAAGTTCCGGTGATGGTGCGTATTACAACCCGTTTGGCGCATTCGCGTGCCGGAGTAATTCGCAGCGAAGTACTGAATGAAAACGAATTGGTTTTACCGTCGGATCCAAGTCAGTTTGTATTATTGCCGGCCAACGCCCGAAGAAGATATAAAGGGCTGCTTGAAAAACAAGAGCTGTTTGAGAAGACAGCCAAAAAATCGAAATACAACACATACACCAAAGGCGAAGACAAAAGTTTTGGAATTATTGCCTGTGGTATTGCTTATAACTACCTCAAGGAAAATTATCCGAAAGACGATTGTCCGTATACCGTGCTGAAACTTTCGCAATACCCGGTTCCGCAAAAGTTTTTGGATAAAATGGCCAAACATTGCGAAGAGGTGCTGGTATTGGAAGAAGGTTATCCGGTGGTGGAGGAGCATATAAAAGCTGCTTTCAAAAAAGATATTCAGGTTTCGGGGCGTTTAAGTGGTACCTTGCCACGCGATGGCGAACTGAATGCCGACCTGGTTGCATTAGCCCTCGGAAAAGAAACATATTTGGGTGCCGATGTTCCTGAATTGGTGGTTAATCGCCCGCCGGCATTGTGCCAGGGATGCGGTCACCAGGATATGTACAAAGCCTTAAATGAGGCGCTGGATAAATACACCAAAGGACGCGTTTTCTCCGATATCGGTTGTTATACGCTGGGGGCATTGCCTCCCTACAAAAGTATTTATTCGTGTGTTGACATGGGCGCTTCGGTTACCATGGCCAAAGGAGCTGCCGATGCAGGTTTAATTCCGGCGGTAGCTGTTATTGGCGATTCAACATTCACGCATTCGGGAATTACCGGATTGCTGGATGCTGTTAATGACGAGTCGAATATCATTGTTGTTATTTCTGATAACGAATCGGTATCGATGACAGGCGGTCAGGATTCTTCAGCTTTGGGGAAAATTGAAAGTATTTGTAAAGGTGTTGGAGTTAACCCGGATCATATTCGTGTGTTAACACCGCTGAAAAAATACCACGACCTGATGGTGCAGACTTTCGAAGAGGAAATTGCCTACGAAGGTGTTTCTGTGATCGTGTTCCGTCGCGAGTGTATTCAGGCCGCAGCAAAACGGTTGCGCAAGGAAAAGAAAATGAAAGATAACCCCAATAAATAA
- a CDS encoding indolepyruvate oxidoreductase subunit beta yields the protein MKTDIILAGVGGQGILSIASIIGDAAINDNLFLKQAETHGMSQRGGAVQSHLRISDSEIAADLIPMGKADLILSVEPMEALRYLPFLAPEGYVVTNITPFVNIPNYPDIDAVLAEIEKQPRFVAIDADKIASEIGNKRASNVVMLGAATPFLNIEPEKIEAGIAHIFSRKGEAVVEMNRKAFKAGLEFALANK from the coding sequence ATGAAGACAGATATTATATTAGCCGGAGTTGGCGGTCAGGGAATTCTTTCCATCGCATCGATAATTGGTGATGCCGCTATTAACGATAATTTGTTTTTAAAACAGGCCGAAACACACGGAATGAGCCAGCGTGGCGGGGCAGTGCAGTCGCACCTTCGTATTTCCGACAGTGAAATTGCTGCCGATCTTATCCCGATGGGGAAAGCCGATCTGATACTTTCGGTGGAGCCAATGGAAGCATTGCGTTACCTGCCGTTTCTTGCTCCCGAAGGTTATGTGGTAACCAACATAACACCTTTTGTAAATATCCCGAATTACCCGGATATTGATGCTGTTTTGGCAGAAATAGAAAAACAACCACGTTTTGTAGCTATTGATGCTGATAAAATTGCTTCAGAAATTGGTAACAAACGTGCTTCGAATGTGGTCATGTTGGGAGCAGCTACTCCTTTTCTGAATATTGAACCGGAAAAAATAGAAGCCGGAATTGCACATATTTTCAGTAGGAAAGGCGAGGCAGTAGTCGAAATGAACCGGAAAGCTTTTAAAGCCGGATTGGAATTTGCATTGGCGAACAAATAA
- a CDS encoding phenylacetate--CoA ligase, with product MIWNEKIECASRDEMASVQSERLKQTVQRIYHNIPSYRAKMQEIGMLPGDVRSVEDLKNLPFTNKTDLRDNYPFGMFTVPMSEIVRVHASSGTTGKPTVVGYTRNDLSMWAEVVTRSLCMSGVTRNDIVQVAYGYGLFTGGLGLHYGTENLGATVIPISGGNTKKQIQLMQDFGSTVIACTPSYALFLAEVMQEMGIDPEELKLRVGIFGAEPWSESMRKEIEAKLKLKAIDIYGLSEVIGPGVSCECEHQVGMHVNEDHFIPEILDTETLQPVEPGEVGELVFSTITKEGIPILRYRTRDLTRLIYDKCECGRTLVRMEKCKGRSDDMLIIRGVNVFPSQIESVLLEMSETEPHYLLIVEREGTLDVLKLMVEVQEQFFSDEVRELEKLKKKITHNIQSTLGISVDVKLVEPKTIERTAGKAKRVIDNRKI from the coding sequence ATGATTTGGAATGAAAAGATAGAATGCGCCTCTCGCGATGAGATGGCGTCAGTTCAAAGCGAACGATTAAAACAAACCGTTCAGCGTATTTACCACAATATACCAAGCTATCGCGCCAAAATGCAGGAAATAGGCATGCTACCCGGCGATGTGCGTTCGGTAGAGGATCTGAAAAACCTGCCGTTTACGAATAAAACCGACCTGCGCGATAATTACCCGTTTGGAATGTTTACCGTACCCATGAGCGAAATTGTGCGGGTACACGCCAGCTCAGGTACTACCGGAAAACCTACCGTTGTTGGCTACACCCGAAACGACCTGAGTATGTGGGCCGAGGTGGTTACCCGCTCGTTGTGTATGTCGGGTGTTACCCGCAACGATATTGTTCAGGTGGCCTATGGTTACGGATTGTTCACCGGTGGTTTAGGCTTGCATTACGGAACCGAAAATCTTGGTGCTACGGTAATCCCCATTTCGGGTGGAAATACTAAAAAACAAATTCAGCTGATGCAGGATTTTGGCTCAACCGTAATTGCCTGTACTCCATCGTATGCTTTGTTTTTGGCTGAAGTGATGCAGGAAATGGGAATCGACCCCGAAGAACTGAAACTACGGGTTGGTATTTTTGGTGCCGAACCATGGAGCGAAAGCATGCGTAAGGAGATTGAAGCTAAATTAAAGCTGAAAGCGATTGATATTTATGGTTTGAGTGAAGTGATTGGCCCCGGAGTTTCGTGCGAGTGCGAGCACCAGGTGGGTATGCACGTTAACGAAGATCATTTTATACCCGAAATTCTGGATACGGAAACGCTGCAGCCGGTTGAACCGGGCGAAGTGGGAGAGTTGGTATTTTCAACCATCACCAAAGAAGGTATTCCAATTTTGCGCTATCGTACGCGCGACCTTACCCGCTTGATCTACGATAAATGCGAGTGCGGACGTACACTGGTGCGCATGGAAAAATGTAAAGGCCGCTCGGATGATATGTTGATTATTCGCGGGGTAAACGTATTCCCTTCGCAAATTGAAAGTGTATTGCTCGAAATGAGCGAAACCGAACCACACTACCTGTTAATTGTGGAGCGCGAAGGTACGCTCGATGTACTAAAACTGATGGTGGAAGTACAGGAGCAGTTCTTCTCGGATGAAGTGCGTGAACTGGAGAAACTGAAAAAGAAAATCACGCACAATATTCAAAGTACGCTTGGTATTTCAGTGGATGTGAAACTGGTGGAACCAAAAACCATCGAGCGTACTGCCGGAAAGGCAAAACGTGTAATCGATAACCGTAAAATCTAA
- a CDS encoding ACT domain-containing protein: MIIKQVSVFLENKSGRLNEVTKILADAEINLSAFTIADTSDFGILRMIVSDPDKACTVLKENEFSVKTTEVVLAKTPNKPGSLSKLLDILQQEEVFIEYMYAFSMKDEGAVTVIRPSRVERCVEMLQKHKTELIRADELYQL; the protein is encoded by the coding sequence ATGATCATAAAACAAGTATCTGTTTTTTTAGAGAACAAGTCAGGACGATTAAATGAAGTGACAAAAATACTGGCCGATGCCGAAATAAATCTGTCGGCCTTTACCATTGCTGATACCTCTGATTTTGGAATTCTGCGTATGATTGTTTCCGACCCGGATAAAGCATGCACGGTGTTAAAAGAAAACGAGTTTTCGGTAAAAACCACCGAAGTTGTTTTGGCCAAAACACCAAATAAACCCGGCAGTCTGAGTAAACTGCTCGATATTCTGCAACAGGAAGAAGTATTTATTGAATACATGTACGCTTTTTCGATGAAGGATGAAGGAGCTGTTACTGTAATTCGCCCTTCACGTGTTGAACGTTGTGTGGAAATGTTGCAAAAACATAAAACCGAATTAATACGGGCTGATGAGCTTTACCAATTGTAG
- a CDS encoding ROK family protein, whose amino-acid sequence MEVLGIDFGGSGIKGAIVDTKTGELVTERHRIETPQPATPEAVAEVMAELTEHFNWKGKVGVGVPAVVKNGVMLTAANIDNSWIGQEVNKNLSEKTGCEVECVNDADAAGIAEIHFGAGAKVKGMVFLLTVGTGIGTVIFIDKHLVPNLELGHLEFKGKTIERDSADSVRKRKDLSWEEWGKRFNNALDYYDKMFNPNLFIVGGGISKKMDRFEEYIKLDTPVVPAEMENNAGIIGAALNMVYK is encoded by the coding sequence ATGGAAGTACTTGGAATTGATTTTGGCGGATCGGGAATTAAAGGTGCAATTGTGGATACCAAAACCGGTGAGTTAGTTACTGAACGACACCGTATTGAAACCCCGCAACCTGCAACTCCTGAGGCTGTGGCTGAGGTGATGGCAGAGCTTACCGAGCATTTTAACTGGAAAGGCAAAGTTGGAGTTGGTGTACCCGCCGTTGTGAAAAACGGTGTGATGTTGACTGCTGCAAACATTGATAACAGTTGGATCGGGCAGGAAGTCAATAAAAATTTGTCGGAGAAAACCGGCTGTGAAGTGGAGTGTGTAAATGACGCAGATGCTGCCGGAATTGCCGAGATTCATTTTGGTGCCGGAGCCAAGGTAAAAGGTATGGTGTTTTTACTTACTGTAGGAACCGGAATTGGAACCGTAATTTTTATCGATAAACACCTGGTGCCGAACCTGGAGCTGGGCCACCTCGAATTTAAAGGGAAAACCATAGAGCGCGATTCTGCTGATTCGGTGCGAAAAAGAAAAGACTTGTCGTGGGAAGAGTGGGGTAAACGTTTTAACAATGCTCTGGATTATTACGACAAGATGTTTAATCCCAACCTGTTTATTGTTGGTGGTGGTATCAGCAAAAAAATGGATAGGTTTGAGGAATATATAAAACTGGATACACCTGTAGTACCTGCCGAAATGGAAAACAACGCCGGAATTATCGGCGCTGCTTTAAATATGGTTTATAAATAA